A genomic window from Mesorhizobium sp. 131-2-1 includes:
- a CDS encoding amino acid aminotransferase gives MFETLQPAPADKILALIGLYRADPRPSKVDLGVGVYKDRDGKTPVMRAVREAEKRLLQSQDTKTYLGLAGDTGFNAAMAKLTFGDNADLSRIRTAQAPGGSGALRLVAELLQRTRPGATVWLSDPTWPNHMPVMRAAGLQIRDYPYFDAASGSVRFKDMLAALRTAERGDVVLLHGCCHNPTGANLDAAQWAEVADLVVERGLLPFVDIAYQGFGEGLDADAAGLRLLAAKVPEMVVASSCSKNFAVYRDRVGAAMILAKDGAEADVAMSQMLSAARAMYSMPPDHGAAAVRIVLEDAALRADWQAELEEMRLRMLRLRVAFAEALRRQSNSDRFDFVASHRGMFSRLGLSEAQVERLRTEHAIYMVGDSRINVAGLPEEGMDALAKAIVSVLD, from the coding sequence ATGTTTGAAACCCTGCAGCCCGCCCCCGCCGACAAGATCCTTGCGCTGATTGGCCTTTATCGCGCCGATCCGCGTCCGAGCAAGGTCGACCTCGGCGTCGGCGTCTACAAGGATCGCGACGGCAAGACGCCGGTGATGCGCGCCGTGCGCGAGGCCGAAAAGCGGCTGCTGCAGAGCCAGGATACCAAGACCTATCTCGGCCTTGCCGGCGACACGGGCTTCAACGCGGCAATGGCCAAGCTCACCTTTGGTGACAATGCGGACCTCTCGCGCATCCGCACAGCGCAGGCGCCGGGCGGCTCCGGCGCGCTCAGGCTGGTGGCCGAGCTCTTGCAGCGTACCCGTCCTGGCGCGACGGTGTGGCTGTCCGATCCGACCTGGCCGAACCACATGCCGGTGATGCGCGCCGCCGGCCTGCAGATCCGCGACTATCCCTATTTCGACGCCGCTTCCGGCTCTGTGCGCTTCAAGGACATGCTGGCGGCCCTGCGGACGGCCGAACGCGGCGATGTGGTGCTGCTGCATGGCTGCTGCCACAATCCGACCGGCGCCAATCTCGACGCCGCGCAGTGGGCCGAGGTCGCCGATCTCGTCGTCGAGCGCGGCCTGCTGCCGTTCGTCGACATCGCCTATCAGGGCTTTGGCGAGGGCCTCGATGCCGATGCGGCAGGGCTGCGCCTGCTAGCCGCCAAGGTTCCGGAAATGGTCGTCGCCTCGAGCTGCTCGAAGAACTTCGCCGTCTACCGCGACCGCGTCGGCGCGGCGATGATCCTGGCAAAGGACGGCGCTGAGGCCGATGTGGCGATGAGCCAGATGCTGTCGGCGGCGCGCGCCATGTATTCGATGCCGCCGGACCATGGCGCGGCGGCGGTGCGCATCGTGCTCGAAGACGCCGCTTTGCGCGCCGACTGGCAGGCCGAGCTCGAGGAGATGCGGCTGCGCATGCTGCGGCTGCGCGTCGCCTTCGCCGAGGCGCTGCGCCGGCAGTCCAATTCCGACCGCTTCGATTTCGTCGCCAGCCATCGCGGCATGTTCTCGCGCCTCGGCCTTTCGGAAGCCCAGGTCGAGCGGCTGCGCACCGAGCACGCCATCTATATGGTCGGCGACAGCCGCATCAACGTGGCTGGTCTGCCCGAGGAAGGCATGGACGCGCTGGCCAAGGCGATTGTTTCGGTTTTGGACTGA
- the hfq gene encoding RNA chaperone Hfq produces the protein MAERSQNLQDLFLNSVRKSKNPLTIFLINGVKLTGVVTSFDNFCVLLRRDGHSQLVYKHAISTIMPSQPVQMFDGEEGQGA, from the coding sequence ATGGCGGAACGATCGCAAAACCTTCAGGACCTGTTCCTGAATTCAGTTCGCAAGAGCAAAAATCCACTCACCATCTTCCTCATCAACGGCGTGAAGCTGACTGGCGTGGTCACCTCGTTCGACAATTTTTGTGTGTTGTTGCGGCGTGACGGGCACTCCCAGCTTGTCTACAAGCACGCCATTTCCACGATCATGCCGAGCCAGCCGGTTCAGATGTTCGATGGCGAGGAAGGCCAGGGCGCCTGA
- a CDS encoding Bax inhibitor-1/YccA family protein, with translation MNTPNLGYRAGSGARTGALYDEGLRQHMLRVYNYMGLGLVVTGAIAFAVASTPALYVPIFSSPLKWVVMLAPLAFVLLFSFRMQTMSAASAQAMFWAFCAVMGLSLASVFLVFTGTSIARTFFIAATMFGATSLYGYTTRRDLTQFSSFLIMGLIGVVIASLVNLFLGSTALQFAISVIGIAVFIGLTAWDTQTIKEQYAENFDAESQQKLAVFGAFSLYLNFVNIFQLLLNFTGERE, from the coding sequence ATGAATACCCCCAATCTGGGATATCGCGCGGGCAGCGGCGCCCGAACCGGCGCCCTCTACGACGAGGGCCTGCGCCAGCATATGCTGCGCGTCTACAACTATATGGGCCTTGGCCTCGTCGTCACCGGCGCTATCGCCTTCGCCGTGGCCTCGACGCCGGCGCTCTACGTACCGATCTTCTCCAGCCCGCTGAAATGGGTGGTGATGCTCGCGCCGCTCGCCTTCGTGCTGTTGTTCTCGTTCCGCATGCAGACCATGTCGGCGGCCAGCGCGCAGGCGATGTTCTGGGCCTTCTGCGCCGTCATGGGCCTGTCGCTGGCTTCGGTGTTCCTGGTCTTCACCGGCACCAGCATCGCGCGCACCTTCTTCATCGCCGCCACCATGTTCGGCGCGACAAGCCTTTATGGCTATACGACCAGGCGCGACCTGACGCAGTTCTCGTCGTTCCTGATCATGGGCCTCATCGGCGTGGTGATCGCCAGCCTCGTCAACCTGTTCCTCGGCTCGACCGCGCTGCAGTTCGCCATCTCGGTGATCGGCATCGCCGTGTTCATCGGGCTCACCGCCTGGGATACCCAGACGATCAAGGAGCAGTATGCCGAGAATTTCGACGCAGAATCGCAGCAGAAGCTGGCCGTTTTCGGCGCCTTCTCGCTCTATTTGAACTTCGTCAACATCTTCCAGCTGCTGCTGAACTTCACCGGCGAACGCGAATAG
- a CDS encoding pyrroline-5-carboxylate reductase, producing MKLGFIGTGALTAAIVTGLKSLAESSVSIVLSPRNEEIATNLASRHPDVRVASDNQAVLDDCDTVMLAVRPQIASQVLGELRFRPDHRLISLIATLSLEDIKALTAPAGHLTKALPMPMIAHRLGATIICPPDPGAAALFGRLGKVIEVENSGEFDALSVATATYASYFKYLETIHNWLTSHGVGEGTARDYVSSLFKALGTAPETSPDAGFMDLAQDYATRGGINEQVLRELTARDVFGALAESLDGIHRRITGDTH from the coding sequence ATGAAACTCGGCTTTATCGGCACAGGCGCGCTCACCGCCGCAATCGTCACGGGGCTCAAGTCCCTCGCGGAAAGCTCTGTTTCAATTGTGCTTTCGCCCCGCAACGAAGAGATCGCGACGAACCTTGCTTCCCGCCACCCGGATGTGCGCGTTGCCAGCGACAACCAGGCCGTCCTCGATGATTGCGATACTGTCATGCTCGCGGTGCGGCCGCAGATTGCCAGTCAAGTGCTCGGCGAATTGCGGTTTCGACCCGACCATCGCCTCATCAGCCTGATCGCCACCTTGTCTCTCGAGGACATAAAGGCTTTGACGGCGCCCGCCGGACACCTGACGAAGGCGCTTCCCATGCCGATGATCGCGCACCGGCTGGGCGCCACGATCATCTGTCCACCTGATCCAGGCGCCGCGGCATTGTTCGGCAGGCTGGGCAAGGTGATCGAGGTCGAAAATTCCGGCGAATTCGACGCCTTGAGCGTCGCCACCGCGACCTATGCCAGCTATTTCAAATACCTCGAGACCATCCACAACTGGCTGACGAGCCACGGCGTCGGGGAGGGCACCGCGCGCGACTACGTCTCCTCGCTTTTCAAGGCGCTGGGGACCGCGCCTGAGACGTCGCCGGATGCGGGTTTCATGGATCTGGCGCAGGACTATGCGACACGCGGCGGCATCAACGAACAGGTTCTGCGCGAGCTCACGGCGCGTGATGTGTTCGGCGCACTCGCTGAAAGCCTGGACGGAATCCATCGGCGCATCACGGGCGACACGCACTGA
- a CDS encoding anti-sigma factor family protein, with translation MNAMLDPVTDADLDAYVDDQLEVARRIEVEAFLSTRPEVAARVMSDLRTRDELRVALAGKGMVRPATTEAARRLERGLGRDRFFGMLQRAAAAAILIAAGWLANGIFGPVAVTKVVASTQPPAYVEEAVRAHRTTLMREAMTSQREAPDYNPGEIRAATAIVMPSLPVDWKVRDVQIYPSRFGPSVEMALETRDLGLVSLFAIRPGTFDVVKPAVAPSGDISSAYFQIGEVAYAVVARSDARNLDRAAETLARTLY, from the coding sequence ATGAACGCAATGCTCGATCCCGTGACCGACGCCGATCTCGACGCCTATGTCGACGACCAGTTGGAAGTGGCTCGCCGCATCGAGGTGGAGGCATTCCTGTCCACCCGGCCGGAGGTGGCCGCGCGCGTCATGTCCGACCTCAGGACGCGCGATGAGCTGCGCGTGGCGCTCGCCGGCAAGGGCATGGTGCGGCCGGCAACGACCGAGGCGGCACGACGGCTGGAGCGCGGGCTTGGCCGCGACCGCTTCTTCGGTATGCTGCAGCGGGCGGCAGCGGCGGCCATCCTGATCGCCGCCGGTTGGCTGGCGAACGGTATTTTCGGACCGGTCGCGGTGACCAAGGTCGTCGCTTCCACCCAGCCGCCGGCCTATGTTGAAGAGGCGGTGAGGGCGCACCGGACGACGCTGATGCGCGAGGCGATGACCTCCCAGCGGGAAGCGCCGGACTATAACCCCGGTGAAATCCGTGCCGCGACCGCGATCGTCATGCCGTCGCTGCCCGTCGACTGGAAGGTGCGCGACGTGCAGATCTATCCGTCGCGCTTCGGGCCGAGCGTCGAGATGGCGCTCGAAACCAGGGATCTCGGCCTCGTCTCGCTGTTCGCCATCAGGCCCGGAACCTTTGACGTGGTGAAGCCGGCCGTTGCGCCCTCGGGCGATATTTCCTCGGCCTATTTCCAGATCGGCGAGGTCGCCTACGCCGTCGTCGCGCGCAGCGATGCGCGCAACCTCGACCGCGCCGCCGAAACGCTCGCCCGCACGCTTTACTGA
- a CDS encoding D-amino-acid transaminase: protein MPRIAYVNGRYVAHADASVHIEDRGYQFADGVYEVCEVARGFIVDMPRHLGRLGRSLAELSIDWPVTQRVLPLILREVVRRNHVVNGLVYVQVTRGVASREFFFPAPGTRPSLVVTARKADPAAAARRAETGIKVITVPENRWDRVDIKSTGLLPNVLAKQKAKEAGAQEAWFVDTDGMVTEGGSSNAWIVTRDGVLVTRPAEHGILRGITRTTLFDVAAKLGLTIEERKFSVAEAKAAREAFISSATTIAMPIVAIDGAPVANGHPGSMTLSLRQAFFDVAEKSPA, encoded by the coding sequence ATGCCGCGCATTGCCTATGTGAACGGGCGCTATGTCGCCCATGCCGACGCTTCCGTGCATATCGAGGATCGCGGCTATCAGTTCGCCGACGGCGTCTATGAGGTCTGCGAGGTGGCGCGCGGCTTCATCGTCGACATGCCGCGCCACCTCGGCCGCCTGGGCCGGTCGCTTGCCGAACTGTCGATCGACTGGCCGGTGACGCAGCGCGTGCTGCCGCTCATCCTGCGCGAGGTGGTGCGCCGCAACCATGTCGTCAACGGCCTCGTCTATGTCCAGGTGACGCGTGGCGTCGCCAGCCGCGAGTTCTTCTTCCCGGCGCCCGGCACTAGGCCGTCGCTGGTGGTGACCGCCAGGAAGGCCGATCCGGCCGCCGCGGCGAGGCGGGCCGAGACCGGCATCAAGGTCATCACCGTGCCGGAGAACCGCTGGGACCGGGTCGATATCAAGAGCACTGGCCTGCTGCCCAACGTGCTGGCCAAGCAGAAGGCCAAGGAAGCCGGCGCCCAGGAGGCGTGGTTCGTCGACACCGACGGCATGGTCACCGAGGGCGGCTCCTCCAACGCCTGGATCGTCACCAGGGACGGCGTGCTGGTGACGCGGCCCGCCGAGCACGGAATCCTGCGCGGCATCACCCGCACGACGCTGTTCGACGTAGCCGCCAAGCTTGGCCTGACGATCGAGGAACGCAAGTTTTCGGTCGCCGAGGCCAAGGCGGCGCGCGAGGCCTTCATCAGTTCCGCGACCACGATCGCCATGCCGATCGTGGCAATCGACGGCGCTCCGGTTGCCAATGGCCACCCCGGTTCCATGACACTTTCGTTGCGCCAAGCCTTTTTTGACGTTGCGGAAAAAAGTCCGGCCTGA
- the mazG gene encoding nucleoside triphosphate pyrophosphohydrolase — translation MKPSKDISRLIEIMAALRAPKTGCPWDIEQNFSTIAPYTIEEAYEVADAIARGDFDDLREELGDLLLQVVYHAQMAEEVGEFAFGDVVEAITTKMIRRHPHVFGDEEARSAGMAKGMWEKIKAVEKAEKRDARLARGLDPEDNGKGFLDSVPVALPALTRALKLQEKAARVGFDWSEAAPILDKIEEEIGELREALATGDAAPIKDEFGDMLFAVVNLGRHLKLDAEAALSGTNEKFRTRFHYVEQALEGSGSSLEKATLDEMEALWQQAKGAK, via the coding sequence ATGAAGCCCTCCAAGGATATTTCCCGGCTGATCGAGATCATGGCGGCGCTCAGGGCCCCGAAGACCGGCTGCCCCTGGGATATCGAGCAGAATTTCTCGACCATCGCGCCCTACACGATCGAGGAAGCCTACGAGGTGGCAGACGCCATTGCGCGCGGCGATTTCGACGATCTGCGCGAGGAGCTCGGCGACCTGCTGCTGCAGGTTGTCTACCACGCGCAAATGGCTGAAGAGGTTGGCGAATTCGCCTTCGGCGACGTCGTCGAGGCGATCACCACCAAGATGATCCGTCGCCATCCGCATGTCTTCGGCGACGAGGAGGCGCGCAGCGCCGGCATGGCCAAGGGCATGTGGGAAAAGATCAAGGCGGTGGAGAAGGCGGAGAAGCGCGATGCGCGTCTCGCCCGCGGGCTCGACCCCGAGGACAACGGCAAAGGGTTCCTAGATAGCGTGCCGGTCGCGCTGCCCGCGCTGACCCGGGCGCTCAAGCTGCAGGAAAAGGCGGCTCGGGTCGGCTTCGACTGGAGCGAGGCGGCGCCCATTCTCGACAAGATCGAGGAGGAGATCGGCGAATTGCGGGAAGCACTCGCCACCGGCGACGCAGCCCCCATCAAGGACGAGTTCGGCGACATGTTGTTTGCCGTCGTCAATCTCGGCCGCCATCTCAAGCTCGACGCCGAAGCCGCGCTCAGCGGCACCAACGAGAAATTCCGCACCCGCTTCCACTATGTCGAGCAGGCGCTGGAAGGCTCCGGCAGTTCGTTGGAAAAGGCGACGCTGGACGAGATGGAAGCGCTCTGGCAGCAGGCCAAGGGCGCGAAATAA
- a CDS encoding aldose 1-epimerase family protein — translation MEQDSLTLHGDGISATIVQQGAELVSLRNAEGIEFLWQAGPAWRRHSPVLFPIVGRLRGDQLRHRGKNYPMTQHGFARDRRFAWAEQGPSSCTLILTDDAESRARYPFAFRLAIRYSLGPRSLGVTFEVTNTGNEVLPASVGAHPAFNWPLLPELPKEAYRLTFAENEPAPIRRLKDGLLLPTARPTPIEGKTLALSEQLFDDDAVILDQPASASVRYAAERGPAIEISWHGFNELGIWSKPGGAPFLCIEPWHGLASPIDFDGEFADKPGVMLIEPGAKRVLSYRIKVA, via the coding sequence ATGGAACAGGATAGCCTGACACTTCACGGTGACGGCATCTCGGCGACCATTGTCCAGCAGGGGGCCGAACTGGTCTCGTTGCGCAACGCCGAAGGCATTGAGTTCCTATGGCAAGCCGGTCCCGCCTGGCGCCGTCATTCGCCGGTCCTGTTTCCCATTGTCGGCCGGTTGAGAGGCGACCAGTTGCGCCACCGTGGCAAAAACTATCCGATGACGCAGCATGGCTTTGCCCGCGACAGGCGCTTTGCCTGGGCGGAGCAGGGACCTTCCTCCTGCACGCTGATCCTGACTGACGATGCCGAAAGCCGCGCACGCTACCCATTCGCCTTTCGCCTGGCGATACGTTACAGCCTCGGTCCTCGCAGCCTCGGCGTGACCTTCGAGGTCACCAACACAGGCAATGAGGTGCTGCCTGCTTCGGTCGGCGCGCATCCTGCCTTCAACTGGCCGCTACTGCCGGAATTGCCCAAAGAAGCCTATCGGCTAACGTTTGCCGAGAACGAACCTGCGCCGATCCGCCGCCTGAAGGATGGTCTGCTGCTGCCAACGGCCCGGCCCACACCGATCGAAGGTAAGACGCTTGCGCTTTCCGAGCAGCTCTTCGACGATGATGCCGTCATCCTGGATCAACCAGCCAGCGCAAGTGTCCGCTATGCCGCCGAGCGCGGGCCGGCGATCGAAATATCCTGGCACGGCTTCAATGAGTTGGGCATCTGGTCCAAGCCGGGAGGCGCCCCGTTCCTGTGCATCGAGCCCTGGCATGGCCTTGCAAGCCCGATCGATTTCGATGGCGAGTTCGCCGACAAACCTGGCGTGATGCTGATCGAGCCGGGTGCCAAGCGAGTCCTGAGCTATCGTATAAAAGTCGCATAA
- a CDS encoding sigma-70 family RNA polymerase sigma factor — protein sequence MPRFDIVGQLGSLRRYARSLTRDSTEAEDLVHDALVRAYERRATFRAGSNLRAWLLAIVHNAFIDGVRSRRSEAARVEQAGYLADSTTPAPQDHSVRLAQVRTAFLSLPEEQRSALHLVAIEGLSYAQAAEVSGVPLGTLMSRIGRARAALREMEEAAPAGKNHLRIVRGER from the coding sequence ATGCCTCGCTTCGATATCGTCGGACAGCTCGGTTCGCTGCGCCGCTATGCGCGCTCGCTGACGCGCGACAGCACGGAGGCCGAGGACCTGGTGCATGACGCGTTGGTGCGCGCCTATGAGCGGCGCGCTACCTTTCGCGCCGGCAGCAACCTGCGCGCCTGGCTGCTCGCGATCGTCCACAACGCCTTCATCGACGGTGTCCGCTCACGCCGGTCGGAAGCGGCGCGCGTCGAGCAGGCCGGATACCTTGCCGACAGCACCACGCCGGCGCCCCAGGACCATTCGGTCCGCCTGGCGCAGGTGCGGACGGCCTTTTTATCCCTGCCGGAGGAGCAGCGCTCGGCGCTGCATCTCGTCGCCATCGAGGGGCTGAGCTACGCCCAGGCGGCCGAGGTCAGCGGCGTGCCGCTGGGAACGCTGATGTCGCGCATCGGCCGGGCCCGCGCGGCGCTGCGCGAGATGGAGGAGGCCGCACCCGCCGGCAAGAACCATCTCAGGATCGTCAGAGGTGAGCGATGA
- the phnX gene encoding phosphonoacetaldehyde hydrolase — protein sequence MTTQGLLRAVVFDWAGTVVDHGSLAPMGVFVEAFAEFGVAITIEEARGPMGMAKRPHIAALMALPRIAKAWTKQHGHAPTEADIDAVYDVFVPKNRAVAARFSDVIPGVADVVSALRARGLKIGSTTGYTRDIMAEILPVAAGQGFSPDCLVCTGDTPDGRPTPFMLWKALTELGVYPPWLAVKVDDTEVGIAEGLNAGAWTVGVAVTGNVFGHTLAETQALAPDVFRIKRAEAQAKLSAAGAHYVVNGVADLMPVIAAIEGRLRRGERP from the coding sequence ATGACGACACAAGGTTTGCTGCGCGCCGTGGTGTTCGACTGGGCCGGCACCGTGGTCGACCACGGCTCGCTGGCGCCGATGGGGGTGTTCGTCGAAGCCTTCGCAGAGTTCGGCGTGGCGATCACCATCGAGGAGGCGCGCGGGCCGATGGGCATGGCCAAGCGCCCGCATATCGCGGCCCTGATGGCGCTGCCCCGGATAGCTAAAGCCTGGACGAAGCAGCACGGCCACGCGCCGACCGAGGCGGATATCGACGCCGTCTACGACGTGTTCGTGCCGAAGAATCGGGCGGTCGCGGCGCGCTTCTCGGATGTCATCCCGGGCGTTGCCGACGTGGTATCGGCGCTCCGCGCGCGCGGCCTCAAGATCGGCTCGACCACCGGCTACACGCGCGACATCATGGCCGAGATCCTGCCGGTCGCCGCCGGGCAGGGGTTCTCGCCGGACTGCCTGGTCTGCACCGGCGACACGCCGGACGGCAGGCCGACGCCGTTCATGCTGTGGAAGGCGCTGACCGAGCTCGGCGTCTATCCGCCCTGGCTCGCCGTCAAGGTCGACGACACCGAGGTCGGCATCGCCGAAGGCCTCAATGCCGGCGCCTGGACGGTCGGCGTGGCGGTGACCGGCAATGTCTTCGGTCATACGCTGGCCGAGACCCAGGCGCTGGCGCCGGACGTCTTCCGCATCAAGCGGGCCGAGGCGCAGGCGAAACTCAGCGCCGCCGGCGCGCACTATGTCGTCAACGGCGTCGCCGACCTGATGCCGGTCATCGCCGCGATCGAGGGAAGGCTCCGGCGCGGCGAGAGGCCCTGA
- a CDS encoding TIGR03364 family FAD-dependent oxidoreductase, which translates to MSRQQEFDLAIVGAGIVGLAHALAAVRRGLSVVVIDRDAQANGASVRNFGFITVSGQERGQVWRRAMRSRDIWREVAGPAGIDILQRGTVVVARRPEARAVIEAFLQTEMGEDCKLLEPGELRRDFPGLGGEGFAGGLWSPHEVRVESRWAIPLLAAWLAEKHGVEFHRETAVRAIEPPDIVTSRGRVQAGKVVVCPGDDLATLYPERIAQYSVTRCKLQMMRLADPGFPLPASVMSDLGLARYAGYAALPEAAALRRRLESDQRDALDNGVHLIVVQSADGTLVVGDSHHYATTPYPFASERVDEIILEEFSAVFGTPPPAVIERWTGIYASAADRTMFADAPHEDVRLVMITSGTGASTSFAIAEEVIAELFGAAEARKIA; encoded by the coding sequence ATGAGCCGGCAGCAAGAATTCGATCTCGCCATCGTCGGCGCCGGCATTGTCGGCCTGGCGCATGCGCTGGCCGCCGTTCGCCGCGGCCTCAGCGTCGTCGTCATCGACCGCGATGCGCAAGCCAATGGCGCTTCGGTGCGCAATTTCGGCTTCATCACCGTCAGCGGCCAGGAGCGGGGCCAGGTGTGGCGCCGGGCCATGCGCTCCCGCGATATCTGGCGTGAGGTGGCTGGCCCCGCCGGCATCGACATCCTCCAGCGCGGCACGGTTGTCGTCGCGCGCCGCCCGGAGGCGAGGGCGGTGATCGAGGCCTTCCTGCAAACGGAGATGGGCGAGGACTGCAAGCTGCTCGAACCCGGAGAGCTTCGCCGCGACTTTCCTGGTCTTGGCGGGGAAGGGTTCGCCGGTGGCCTGTGGAGCCCGCATGAGGTGCGTGTCGAGTCGCGCTGGGCGATCCCGCTGCTTGCCGCCTGGCTCGCTGAAAAGCACGGCGTCGAATTCCACCGCGAAACGGCGGTGCGTGCGATCGAGCCGCCCGATATCGTGACGAGCCGGGGTAGGGTGCAGGCCGGCAAGGTGGTCGTCTGTCCGGGCGACGACCTGGCGACGCTCTATCCCGAGCGCATCGCGCAATATTCCGTCACGCGCTGCAAGCTGCAGATGATGCGCCTTGCCGATCCTGGCTTCCCGCTGCCGGCGTCGGTCATGTCCGACCTCGGCCTCGCCCGCTACGCCGGCTATGCCGCCTTGCCGGAGGCGGCAGCCCTGCGGCGCCGGCTGGAGAGCGATCAGCGCGACGCGCTGGACAATGGCGTGCATCTGATCGTGGTGCAGAGCGCCGACGGCACCCTGGTGGTGGGCGACTCCCACCACTATGCAACGACGCCGTATCCGTTCGCCTCCGAGCGGGTCGATGAGATCATCCTGGAAGAATTCAGCGCCGTGTTCGGCACCCCGCCGCCCGCCGTGATCGAACGCTGGACCGGCATTTACGCATCGGCTGCCGACCGCACTATGTTCGCCGATGCGCCGCATGAGGATGTGCGGCTGGTGATGATCACCAGCGGCACCGGCGCCAGCACCTCGTTTGCGATCGCCGAAGAGGTGATCGCAGAGCTGTTCGGCGCGGCAGAAGCAAGGAAGATCGCATGA
- the hflX gene encoding GTPase HflX translates to MAREKDADRSVRGKPAHQLRPEDKAPTRAVVIVPVLTRQARGEDETNRPRLTRSAQARHDEAVGLAGAIDLDPVHTAVVTVTDPRPATLLGSGKVAEFADIVKERHAELVIVDHPLTPVQQRNLEKEFNAKVLDRTGLILEIFGERARTKEGTLQVELAHLNYQKGRLVRSWTHLERQRGGAGFLGGPGETQIESDRRQLQEKIIKLKHELETVRRTRDLHRAKRKKVPFPVVAIVGYTNAGKSTLFNKLTGAGVLAEDMLFATLDPTLRRVRLPHGTPVILSDTVGFISDLPTHLVAAFRATLEEVVEADLVIHLRDISDPDTAAQAEDVERILADLGVDAGDTKRVIEVWNKIDLLDEGNRERLLADGAAAKAPPVAISAVTGEGIDALKAIIETRMSGELETLTLTLTPAQFGLVDWLYRNGDVVSRADNEDGSVTMSINATHSARQEIDSRLHRKNNG, encoded by the coding sequence TTGGCACGTGAGAAAGACGCGGACCGCAGCGTCCGCGGGAAACCAGCGCATCAGCTGAGGCCGGAAGACAAAGCTCCGACCCGGGCCGTTGTTATTGTGCCCGTGCTTACCCGCCAGGCGCGCGGCGAGGACGAGACCAATCGGCCGCGTCTGACGCGTTCCGCCCAGGCCCGCCATGACGAAGCGGTCGGCCTCGCCGGCGCCATCGACCTCGATCCGGTCCATACCGCAGTGGTGACCGTCACCGATCCGCGCCCGGCCACCTTGCTTGGCAGCGGCAAGGTGGCGGAGTTCGCCGATATCGTGAAGGAGCGCCACGCGGAACTGGTCATCGTCGACCATCCGCTGACGCCGGTGCAGCAGCGCAATCTCGAGAAGGAATTCAACGCCAAGGTGCTCGACCGCACCGGGCTGATCCTGGAGATCTTCGGCGAGCGCGCCCGCACCAAGGAAGGCACGCTGCAGGTCGAGCTTGCCCACCTCAACTACCAGAAGGGTCGCCTCGTGCGGAGCTGGACCCACCTCGAACGCCAGCGCGGCGGCGCCGGCTTCCTCGGCGGTCCCGGTGAAACGCAGATCGAATCCGACCGGCGGCAGTTGCAGGAAAAGATCATCAAGCTGAAGCACGAGCTGGAAACCGTGCGTCGCACCCGCGACCTGCACCGCGCCAAGCGCAAGAAGGTGCCATTCCCGGTGGTGGCGATCGTCGGCTACACCAATGCCGGCAAGTCGACGCTGTTCAACAAGCTGACCGGGGCAGGGGTGCTGGCGGAAGACATGCTGTTCGCCACGCTCGACCCGACGCTGCGCCGCGTGCGGCTGCCGCATGGCACGCCGGTCATCCTGTCGGACACGGTCGGGTTCATCTCGGACCTGCCGACGCATCTGGTCGCCGCCTTCCGGGCGACGCTGGAAGAGGTGGTCGAGGCGGATCTTGTCATCCACCTGCGCGACATCTCGGATCCCGATACGGCGGCGCAAGCCGAGGATGTCGAGCGCATCCTGGCCGACCTCGGCGTCGATGCCGGCGATACCAAGCGCGTCATCGAGGTCTGGAACAAGATCGACCTGCTCGACGAGGGCAATCGGGAACGGCTATTGGCCGATGGTGCCGCCGCCAAGGCGCCGCCGGTCGCCATATCGGCTGTCACCGGCGAGGGCATCGATGCCCTTAAGGCGATCATCGAGACCAGGATGTCGGGCGAGCTGGAAACGCTGACATTGACGTTGACGCCGGCCCAGTTCGGTCTCGTCGACTGGCTCTACCGCAATGGCGACGTCGTTTCGCGGGCCGACAATGAGGACGGCAGCGTGACCATGTCGATCAATGCCACACACAGCGCGCGGCAAGAGATCGACAGCCGATTGCACCGTAAGAACAACGGCTGA